Proteins from a single region of Acanthochromis polyacanthus isolate Apoly-LR-REF ecotype Palm Island chromosome 11, KAUST_Apoly_ChrSc, whole genome shotgun sequence:
- the gmeb1 gene encoding glucocorticoid modulatory element-binding protein 1 isoform X2 — MSVMATTDEVTVSVGEVVMVKADGDGGTEDPNKTQVILQLQPIATGDESAETDAAVMAVEAHPEQSEGDDVEIGCPITCGDCKAVLLVKKFVCPGINVKCVKYEDQLISPKQFVHISGKATLKDWKRAIRMGGVMLRKMMDSGQLDFYQHSTLCTNTCRSTKFDLLINNTRFPPDGSGLTTPISSQAQVVLGNGGAVGEERAEILSGKSDWSSSSLESADKKGLNEISEDTLNFWKGIADVGLLGEVVTNINTELLELLNGVQQRREAGTLQDTEVAVLSNLAQVFGLLDSVKKILEKTKQQTDPSQEHILSTLTNLELQLEEQRKQQQVRALLSCPQPAKNKTPTKRQTKRPRLQRPASTTTLLTSPINQQAALQPQQFTVLSPISLSSVGQPFTVAGLPMASLAQSSNTVTLLPAGSQLFTRYMVAGDGKADTITLHPSSGLTLVGTTAMQDSSQLGTMVSPLELVHLSQQAGGTEVVPIEGQVVDGTMLVQQEVMQGEVEGGQEHTVIEINPAPVEQAVGVMELQLTGESGRDGATMVVQSGMEVTMAAEAEETQCQIQEAQTEGVEGLQLDASGQLSGVQIVVIEDNTQEENKLK; from the exons ATGAGCGTGATGGCAACCACCGATGAGGTAACGGTGTCCGTGGGGGAGGTGGTGATGGTGAAGGCTGATGGTGACGGTGGCACTGAGGACCCTAATAAGACTCAGGTCATCCTACAGCTCCAGCCAATCGCCACAGG agaTGAATCTGCAGAAACAGATGCAGCTGTCATGGCTGTTGAAGCTCATCCAG AACAATCAGAGGGTGACGACGTGGAAATAGGATGTCCCATAACATGTGGCGACTGTAAGGCTGTGTTGCTtgtgaagaaatttgtgtgccCGGGAATCAATGTAAAATGTGTGAAG TATGAAGACCAGCTGATCAGTCCCAAGCAGTTTGTGCACATTTCTGGAAAAGCCACTCTGAAAGACTGGAAGAGAGCCATCAGGATGGGGGGAGTCATGCTAAG AAAAATGATGGATTCAGGTCAGCTAGACTTCTACCAGCACAGCACACTGTGCACCAACACATGTCGCAGCACCAAGTTTGACCTTTTAATCAACAACACGCGGTTCCCTCCGGATGGCAGTGGACTTACCACACCTATATCCTCTCAAG CTCAGGTGGTTCTGGGTAATGGCGGGGCAGTGGGTGAGGAGAGAGCCGAGATCCTGAGTGGGAAGTCGGACTGGAGCTCAAGTTCACTGGAATCTGCGGACAAGAAAGGATTGAACGAGATCTCAG AGGATACGCTGAACTTCTGGAAGGGCATTGCTGATGTGGGTTTGCTGGGTGAAGTTGTGACCAACATTAACAcggagctgctggagctgctgaacGGCGTGCAGCAGCGCAGGGAGGCGGGCACCTTACAGGACACAG AGGTGGCGGTGCTCAGTAACCTCGCCCAAGTCTTTGGACTGCTCGACTCAGTCAAAAAGATCCTGGAGAAGACGAAGCAGCAGACGGATCCCAGCCAGGAACACATCCTCAGCACGCTCACCA ACCTGGAGTTGCAGTTGGAAGAAcaaaggaagcagcagcaggtgcGAGCTCTTCTGTCCTGCCCACAGCCTGCCAAAAACAAAACTCCTACCAAACGCCAAACCAAGCGACCTCGTCTCCAGCGGCCCGCATCCACCACCACCCTCCTGACTTCTCCAATTAACCAGCAGGCTGCGCTGCAGCCCCAGCAGTTCACTGTTCTGTCCCCTATCTCGCTGTCTTCTGTGGGGCAGCCTTTCACAGTGGCAGGTCTGCCCATGGCCTCTCTGGCCCAGTCCTCCAACACAGTCACCCTGCTACCCGCCGGCTCGCAGCTCTTCACCCGTTACATGGTGGCTGGAGACGGAAAGGCGGACACAATCACCTTGCACCCATCTTCTGGCCTCACACTGGTGGGCACTACTGCCATGCAGGACTCCAGCCAGCTGGGCACAATGGTGAGCCCCTTAGAGCTAGTGCACCTGAGCCAGCAGGCTGGCGGTACCGAGGTGGTTCCTATAGAGGGCCAGGTGGTGGACGGCACCATGCTGGTACAACAGGAGGTGATGCAGGGCGAGGTGGAGGGCGGCCAAGAGCACACAGTCATCGAGATCAACCCAGCGCCGGTGGAGCAGGCAGTGGGGGTGATGGaactgcagctgacaggagaGTCGGGCAGAGATGGGGCCACCATGGTGGTCCAGAGCGGGATGGAGGTGACAAtggcagcagaggcagaggagaCGCAGTGCCAAATTCAGGAGGCGCAGACTGAGGGGGTTGAGGGGTTGCAGCTGGATGCCAGCGGACAGTTGTCAGGGGTGCAGATAGTGGTGATAGAGGATAATActcaggaagaaaacaaacttaaaTGA
- the rab42a gene encoding ras-related protein Rab-42a, translated as MDILWQYQFRIILLGDSTVGKSSLLKRFTDGIYSDVADPTVGVDFYARSLDIEPGVKIKLQLWDTAGQERFRSITTSYYRNSVGGLLVFDLTNRKTFDHVREWHKEVSEHILPHHMVYILIGHKSDLNKDRKVSRDEAEQLAAELGIRYVETSAKCNSNVDRAFELLTRDIYELMKMGEIVTRDGWDGVKSGLTAKVLYPANEEEERAAASAEKGCHC; from the exons ATGGATATTTTGTGGCAATACCAGTTCCGAATCATTCTACTCGGGGATTCCACGGTGGGGAAGTCGTCGCTGCTGAAGCGCTTCACGGACGGAATTTACAGCGATGTGGCGGATCCGACGGTCGGGGTAGATTTCTATGCCCGCTCGCTTGATATCGAGCCCGGTGTGAAAATAAAGCTCCAGCTCTGGGACACGGCCGGACAGGAGCGATTCAG GTCCATCACAACATCATATTACCGCAACTCAGTTGGGGGACTCTTAGTCTTTGATCTCACCAACCGAAAGACCTTCGACCATGTGAGAGAATGGCACAAGGAGGTGAGTGAACACATCCTTCCCCACCATATGGTCTACATCCTCATCGGCCACAAGAGTGACCTCAACAAGGACCGTAAGGTGAGCCGGGATGAGGCAGAGCAGCTTGCTGCCGAGTTGGGCATCCGCTATGTGGAGACGTCGGCCAAGTGCAACAGCAACGTGGACCGGGCCTTTGAGCTTCTGACCAGAGACATCTACGAGCTGATGAAGATGGGGGAGATTGTCACCCGTGACGGCTGGGATGGCGTGAAGAGCGGCCTCACTGCCAAGGTCCTCTACCCAGCCAATGAAGAAGAGGAACGAGCTGCCGCATCTGCTGAAAAGGGCTGCCACTGCTGA
- the gmeb1 gene encoding glucocorticoid modulatory element-binding protein 1 isoform X1, whose translation MSVMATTDEVTVSVGEVVMVKADGDGGTEDPNKTQVILQLQPIATGDESAETDAAVMAVEAHPEQSEGDDVEIGCPITCGDCKAVLLVKKFVCPGINVKCVKYEDQLISPKQFVHISGKATLKDWKRAIRMGGVMLRKMMDSGQLDFYQHSTLCTNTCRSTKFDLLINNTRFPPDGSGLTTPISSQAQVVLGNGGAVGEERAEILSGKSDWSSSSLESADKKGLNEISEDTLNFWKGIADVGLLGEVVTNINTELLELLNGVQQRREAGTLQDTDSCLVEVAVLSNLAQVFGLLDSVKKILEKTKQQTDPSQEHILSTLTNLELQLEEQRKQQQVRALLSCPQPAKNKTPTKRQTKRPRLQRPASTTTLLTSPINQQAALQPQQFTVLSPISLSSVGQPFTVAGLPMASLAQSSNTVTLLPAGSQLFTRYMVAGDGKADTITLHPSSGLTLVGTTAMQDSSQLGTMVSPLELVHLSQQAGGTEVVPIEGQVVDGTMLVQQEVMQGEVEGGQEHTVIEINPAPVEQAVGVMELQLTGESGRDGATMVVQSGMEVTMAAEAEETQCQIQEAQTEGVEGLQLDASGQLSGVQIVVIEDNTQEENKLK comes from the exons ATGAGCGTGATGGCAACCACCGATGAGGTAACGGTGTCCGTGGGGGAGGTGGTGATGGTGAAGGCTGATGGTGACGGTGGCACTGAGGACCCTAATAAGACTCAGGTCATCCTACAGCTCCAGCCAATCGCCACAGG agaTGAATCTGCAGAAACAGATGCAGCTGTCATGGCTGTTGAAGCTCATCCAG AACAATCAGAGGGTGACGACGTGGAAATAGGATGTCCCATAACATGTGGCGACTGTAAGGCTGTGTTGCTtgtgaagaaatttgtgtgccCGGGAATCAATGTAAAATGTGTGAAG TATGAAGACCAGCTGATCAGTCCCAAGCAGTTTGTGCACATTTCTGGAAAAGCCACTCTGAAAGACTGGAAGAGAGCCATCAGGATGGGGGGAGTCATGCTAAG AAAAATGATGGATTCAGGTCAGCTAGACTTCTACCAGCACAGCACACTGTGCACCAACACATGTCGCAGCACCAAGTTTGACCTTTTAATCAACAACACGCGGTTCCCTCCGGATGGCAGTGGACTTACCACACCTATATCCTCTCAAG CTCAGGTGGTTCTGGGTAATGGCGGGGCAGTGGGTGAGGAGAGAGCCGAGATCCTGAGTGGGAAGTCGGACTGGAGCTCAAGTTCACTGGAATCTGCGGACAAGAAAGGATTGAACGAGATCTCAG AGGATACGCTGAACTTCTGGAAGGGCATTGCTGATGTGGGTTTGCTGGGTGAAGTTGTGACCAACATTAACAcggagctgctggagctgctgaacGGCGTGCAGCAGCGCAGGGAGGCGGGCACCTTACAGGACACAG ATTCCTGTCTGGTAGAGGTGGCGGTGCTCAGTAACCTCGCCCAAGTCTTTGGACTGCTCGACTCAGTCAAAAAGATCCTGGAGAAGACGAAGCAGCAGACGGATCCCAGCCAGGAACACATCCTCAGCACGCTCACCA ACCTGGAGTTGCAGTTGGAAGAAcaaaggaagcagcagcaggtgcGAGCTCTTCTGTCCTGCCCACAGCCTGCCAAAAACAAAACTCCTACCAAACGCCAAACCAAGCGACCTCGTCTCCAGCGGCCCGCATCCACCACCACCCTCCTGACTTCTCCAATTAACCAGCAGGCTGCGCTGCAGCCCCAGCAGTTCACTGTTCTGTCCCCTATCTCGCTGTCTTCTGTGGGGCAGCCTTTCACAGTGGCAGGTCTGCCCATGGCCTCTCTGGCCCAGTCCTCCAACACAGTCACCCTGCTACCCGCCGGCTCGCAGCTCTTCACCCGTTACATGGTGGCTGGAGACGGAAAGGCGGACACAATCACCTTGCACCCATCTTCTGGCCTCACACTGGTGGGCACTACTGCCATGCAGGACTCCAGCCAGCTGGGCACAATGGTGAGCCCCTTAGAGCTAGTGCACCTGAGCCAGCAGGCTGGCGGTACCGAGGTGGTTCCTATAGAGGGCCAGGTGGTGGACGGCACCATGCTGGTACAACAGGAGGTGATGCAGGGCGAGGTGGAGGGCGGCCAAGAGCACACAGTCATCGAGATCAACCCAGCGCCGGTGGAGCAGGCAGTGGGGGTGATGGaactgcagctgacaggagaGTCGGGCAGAGATGGGGCCACCATGGTGGTCCAGAGCGGGATGGAGGTGACAAtggcagcagaggcagaggagaCGCAGTGCCAAATTCAGGAGGCGCAGACTGAGGGGGTTGAGGGGTTGCAGCTGGATGCCAGCGGACAGTTGTCAGGGGTGCAGATAGTGGTGATAGAGGATAATActcaggaagaaaacaaacttaaaTGA